The following coding sequences are from one Streptomyces sp. NBC_01232 window:
- the pdhA gene encoding pyruvate dehydrogenase (acetyl-transferring) E1 component subunit alpha, giving the protein MTVQELPGAGASHRSTTPPAWRPRTDAAPLLPDPEPYRVLGTEAADRLDPELMRRCYAELVRGRRYNAQATALTKQGRLAVYPSTVGQEACEIAAAMVLEDQDWLFPSYRDTLAAVARGLDPVQALTLLRGDWHTGYDPREHRIAPLSTPLATQLPHAVGLAHAARLRGDDVVALAMVGDGGTSEGDFHEALNFAAVWQAPVVFLVQNNGFAISVPLAKQTAAPTLAHKAVGYGMPGRLVDGNDIAAMHEVLTEAVRRARAGGGPTLIEAVTYRMEAHTNADDATRYRGDAEVEAWKAHDPIDLLERELTARGIIDEAAVKAARDDAEVMAAALREGMNADPVVDPMDLFAHVYAEQTDRLREQAAMLRAELEAEDQA; this is encoded by the coding sequence ATGACGGTCCAAGAGCTGCCCGGTGCCGGTGCGTCCCACCGTTCCACCACGCCGCCCGCCTGGAGGCCCCGTACGGACGCCGCTCCGCTGCTCCCGGACCCCGAGCCCTACCGGGTACTGGGTACCGAGGCGGCGGACCGGCTCGACCCGGAGCTGATGCGACGCTGCTACGCCGAGCTGGTGCGCGGCCGCCGCTACAACGCCCAGGCCACGGCGCTCACCAAGCAGGGCCGGCTCGCCGTCTACCCCTCCACCGTGGGCCAGGAGGCCTGCGAGATCGCGGCCGCCATGGTCCTGGAGGACCAGGACTGGCTGTTCCCGAGCTACCGCGACACCCTGGCGGCCGTGGCGCGCGGCCTGGACCCCGTCCAGGCGCTGACCCTGCTGCGCGGCGACTGGCACACCGGCTACGACCCCCGTGAGCACCGCATAGCCCCGCTCTCGACCCCGCTCGCCACCCAGCTGCCGCACGCGGTCGGCCTGGCGCACGCGGCCCGGCTGCGCGGCGACGACGTCGTCGCCCTCGCCATGGTCGGCGACGGCGGCACCAGCGAGGGCGACTTCCACGAGGCACTGAACTTCGCCGCCGTCTGGCAGGCCCCGGTGGTCTTCCTCGTGCAGAACAACGGCTTCGCGATCTCCGTCCCGCTCGCCAAGCAGACCGCCGCCCCGACCCTGGCCCACAAGGCCGTGGGGTACGGGATGCCCGGCCGGCTGGTCGACGGCAACGACATCGCCGCGATGCACGAGGTGCTGACCGAGGCGGTCCGCCGCGCCCGCGCCGGTGGTGGCCCGACCCTGATCGAGGCCGTCACCTACCGGATGGAAGCCCACACGAACGCCGACGACGCGACCCGCTACCGCGGTGACGCGGAGGTCGAGGCCTGGAAGGCGCACGACCCGATCGATCTGCTGGAGCGCGAGCTGACCGCGCGCGGGATCATCGACGAAGCGGCCGTCAAGGCGGCGCGCGACGACGCCGAGGTGATGGCCGCGGCGCTCCGCGAGGGGATGAACGCGGACCCGGTGGTGGACCCGATGGACCTGTTCGCGCACGTGTACGCGGAGCAGACGGACCGGCTGCGCGAGCAGGCGGCCATGCTCCGTGCAGAGCTGGAAGCCGAGGATCAGGCGTGA
- a CDS encoding 3-hydroxyacyl-CoA dehydrogenase, producing the protein MTAIERSRTVAVVGAGTMGQGIAQVALLAGHRVLIYDINASLAADGVGFVQDRVERMAAKGRLDRAEAEEAIGRIAPAGDLADLAEAGLVIEAVVENVTVKQSLFAALEEVVAPDALLATNTSSLSVTELAAGLAHPGRFLGLHFFNPAPLLPLVEVVSGFATDPAAAERAYRTVLGWGKTPVRCADTPGFIVNRIARPFYAEAFAVYEERGADAATIDAVLRESGGFKMGPFQLTDLIGQDVNEAVTRSVWESFFRSPKFTPSLAQRRLVQSGRLGRKSGHGWYPYGPGAEPALPHTAAPEEAPAKVTVVGDLGPAAGLVELLEEAGIAVAATEQGGPYIQLPGEGQLVLADGKTSVEFADVVYFDLALDYRGATRIALSASGDTSERTLAEAIGLFQKLGKQVSVIGDVPGMIVARTVAMLIDLTADAVARGVASAEDIDTAMRLGVNYPLGPAEWHDRIGRDWAYDLLHNLDERVPGGRYAPSLALFKLGYEDGDDEGDREGDRDDTGENA; encoded by the coding sequence ATGACAGCAATCGAGCGGTCCCGCACTGTGGCGGTCGTCGGCGCGGGCACCATGGGCCAGGGCATCGCCCAGGTCGCCCTTCTCGCAGGTCACCGCGTGCTGATCTACGACATCAACGCCTCCCTCGCCGCCGACGGCGTCGGCTTCGTCCAGGACCGGGTCGAGCGGATGGCGGCCAAGGGCCGCCTGGACCGCGCCGAGGCCGAGGAGGCGATCGGCCGGATCGCTCCGGCCGGAGACCTCGCGGACCTCGCAGAGGCGGGCCTCGTCATCGAGGCCGTCGTCGAGAACGTCACCGTCAAGCAGTCGCTCTTCGCCGCGCTCGAAGAGGTGGTCGCGCCGGACGCGCTGCTGGCCACGAACACCTCCTCGCTCTCCGTCACCGAGCTCGCCGCCGGGCTCGCGCACCCCGGCCGCTTCCTCGGCCTGCACTTCTTCAACCCGGCCCCGCTGCTCCCGCTCGTCGAGGTGGTCAGCGGGTTCGCGACCGACCCGGCCGCCGCCGAGCGCGCGTACCGCACCGTCCTCGGCTGGGGGAAGACGCCGGTCCGCTGCGCCGACACCCCCGGGTTCATCGTCAACCGGATCGCCCGCCCCTTCTACGCCGAGGCCTTCGCGGTGTACGAGGAGCGGGGCGCGGACGCGGCCACCATCGACGCCGTGCTCCGCGAGAGCGGCGGCTTCAAGATGGGCCCCTTCCAGCTGACCGACCTGATCGGCCAGGACGTGAACGAGGCCGTGACCCGCTCGGTGTGGGAGTCCTTCTTCCGCAGCCCGAAGTTCACCCCCTCCCTCGCCCAGCGCCGGCTCGTCCAGTCGGGCCGCCTCGGACGCAAGTCCGGGCACGGCTGGTACCCGTACGGCCCCGGCGCCGAGCCCGCGCTCCCGCACACCGCGGCGCCCGAGGAGGCCCCGGCGAAGGTCACCGTCGTCGGTGACCTCGGCCCGGCGGCCGGCCTGGTGGAGCTGCTGGAGGAGGCCGGGATCGCGGTCGCGGCCACCGAGCAGGGGGGCCCGTACATCCAGCTTCCCGGCGAGGGCCAGCTGGTCCTCGCCGACGGCAAGACCTCCGTGGAGTTCGCGGACGTCGTCTACTTCGACCTCGCGCTCGACTACCGCGGCGCCACCCGCATCGCGCTCTCCGCGAGCGGGGACACCAGCGAGCGGACCCTGGCCGAGGCGATCGGCCTCTTCCAGAAGCTCGGCAAGCAGGTCTCCGTGATCGGCGACGTCCCCGGCATGATCGTCGCGCGGACCGTCGCGATGCTGATCGACCTGACGGCCGACGCGGTCGCCCGGGGGGTCGCCTCCGCCGAGGACATCGACACGGCGATGCGGCTCGGCGTCAACTACCCGCTGGGCCCGGCCGAATGGCACGACCGGATCGGCCGCGACTGGGCCTACGACCTGCTGCACAACCTCGACGAGCGCGTCCCCGGCGGCCGCTACGCGCCCTCCCTCGCCCTGTTCAAACTGGGCTACGAGGACGGCGACGACGAGGGCGACCGCGAGGGCGACCGGGACGACACGGGGGAGAACGCATGA
- a CDS encoding NTP transferase domain-containing protein, producing MSYDAIVLAGGAARRLGGADKPALSVGGRALLDRVLDACPDARTTVVVGGRRPTARPVDWTREDPPGGGPVAALDAGLRRTTAELVLVLSADLPFLDRETVRALLDAPGTDGAMLRDPDGRDQPLVAAYRAEPLRREIALLATEHGNLTGLPLRALTAELDLARVTSRPLASFDCDTWDDLAVARARIRDHGTVLEQWITAVKNELGIDLAVDTDTLLDLARDAAHGVARPAAPLTTFLVGYAAAHAAATGADPARAVAEASRKAADLALRWADEAAADDAERNGSG from the coding sequence ATGAGCTACGACGCGATCGTGCTGGCCGGCGGCGCCGCGCGGCGACTCGGCGGCGCCGACAAGCCCGCGCTGAGCGTCGGCGGGCGCGCGCTCCTCGACCGCGTCCTCGACGCCTGCCCGGACGCCCGCACGACCGTCGTGGTCGGCGGCCGCCGACCCACCGCGCGCCCCGTCGACTGGACCCGCGAGGACCCGCCCGGCGGTGGCCCCGTGGCCGCACTGGATGCCGGGCTGCGCCGGACCACCGCCGAACTGGTCCTCGTACTCTCCGCCGACCTGCCGTTCCTCGACCGGGAGACCGTACGGGCCCTGCTGGACGCCCCCGGCACGGACGGGGCGATGCTGCGCGACCCCGACGGCCGGGACCAGCCGCTGGTCGCCGCGTACCGGGCCGAGCCCCTGCGCCGCGAGATCGCCCTGCTCGCCACCGAACACGGCAACCTCACCGGGCTCCCGCTCCGCGCGCTCACCGCCGAACTGGACCTCGCCCGCGTCACGTCCCGGCCACTGGCTTCCTTCGACTGCGACACCTGGGACGATCTCGCGGTCGCCCGCGCCCGCATCAGGGACCATGGAACCGTGCTGGAGCAATGGATCACCGCCGTCAAGAACGAGCTGGGCATCGACCTCGCCGTCGACACCGACACCCTGCTCGACCTCGCCCGGGACGCCGCCCACGGCGTCGCCCGGCCCGCCGCCCCGCTGACCACCTTCCTGGTCGGCTACGCGGCCGCCCACGCCGCCGCCACCGGCGCCGACCCGGCCCGGGCCGTCGCCGAGGCCTCCCGCAAGGCGGCCGACCTGGCGCTGCGCTGGGCCGACGAGGCCGCGGCCGACGACGCCGAACGGAACGGCTCCGGATGA
- a CDS encoding alpha-ketoacid dehydrogenase subunit beta, with protein MAQALTRAMRDAMAEDPTVHVMGEDVGTLGGVFRITDGLAKEFGEERCTDTPLAEAGILGAAVGMAMYGLRPVVEMQFDAFAYPAFEQLISHVAKMRNRTRGAMPLPITIRVPYGGGIGGVEHHCDSSEAYYVATPGLTVVTPATVEDAYGLLRASIASDDPVVFLEPKRLYWSKADWRPEAPAAVPGIGKALVRRTGTSATLITYGPSLPVCLEAAEAAREEGWDLEVVDLRSLVPFDEDTVVESVRRTGRAVVVHEANGFGGPGAEIAARITERCFHHLEAPVLRVTGFDIPYPPPMLEKHHLPGVDRILDTVARLQWEN; from the coding sequence ATGGCGCAGGCCCTGACCCGGGCCATGCGCGACGCGATGGCGGAGGACCCGACGGTCCACGTCATGGGCGAGGACGTCGGAACGCTGGGCGGGGTCTTCCGGATCACGGACGGGCTCGCGAAGGAATTCGGCGAGGAGCGCTGCACGGACACCCCGCTCGCCGAGGCGGGCATCCTGGGCGCGGCGGTCGGCATGGCCATGTACGGGCTGCGGCCGGTCGTGGAGATGCAGTTCGACGCCTTCGCGTACCCGGCGTTCGAGCAGCTCATCTCGCACGTGGCGAAGATGCGCAACCGCACCCGCGGTGCGATGCCGCTGCCGATCACCATCCGCGTTCCGTACGGCGGCGGGATCGGCGGCGTGGAGCACCACTGCGACTCTTCCGAGGCGTACTACGTGGCCACGCCCGGCCTCACCGTGGTCACCCCGGCGACGGTCGAGGACGCCTACGGCCTGCTGCGCGCCTCCATCGCCAGCGACGACCCGGTGGTCTTCCTGGAGCCGAAGCGGCTCTACTGGTCGAAGGCCGACTGGCGGCCCGAGGCGCCGGCGGCCGTGCCCGGCATCGGGAAGGCGCTGGTCCGGCGGACCGGCACCAGCGCCACTCTGATCACCTACGGGCCTTCGCTCCCGGTGTGCCTGGAGGCGGCCGAGGCGGCGCGCGAGGAGGGCTGGGACCTGGAGGTCGTGGACCTGCGCTCGCTCGTCCCGTTCGACGAGGACACGGTCGTGGAGTCCGTACGCCGCACCGGGCGCGCGGTGGTGGTCCACGAGGCGAACGGCTTCGGCGGACCCGGCGCGGAGATCGCCGCCCGCATCACGGAGCGGTGCTTCCACCACCTGGAGGCGCCGGTGCTGCGGGTGACGGGCTTCGACATCCCGTATCCGCCGCCGATGCTGGAGAAGCACCACCTGCCGGGAGTGGACCGGATCCTGGACACCGTGGCACGCCTGCAGTGGGAGAACTGA
- a CDS encoding dihydrolipoamide acetyltransferase family protein — MPQVMEFKLPDLGEGLTEAEIVRWLVAVGDVVAIDQPVVEVETAKAMVEVPCPYGGVVTARFGEEGTELPVGAPLITVAVGASSLPEVPAAPAAEADGAGNVPRPLIGYGEDHSRPARRRRVRPVTAAVSAPVVVAPVAPALPAGPVPVISPLVRKLAKDGGVDLRALKGSGPEGLILRADVEAALAVLRAPEPAPVAPVATAAAPAVAAQGERIPLKGVRGAVAEKLSRSRREIPDATCWVDADATELMAARAAMNAVGGPKISVLALLARICTAALAKYPELNSTVDLAAKEIVRLPSVHLGFAAQTERGLVVPVVRDAQHRNPESLSAEFARLTELARSGKLTPSDLTGGTFTLNNYGVFGVDGSTPIINHPEAAMLGVGRIIDKPWVHEGQLAIRKVVQLSLTFDHRVCDGGTAGGFLRHVADCVESPAVLLRSL, encoded by the coding sequence ATGCCGCAGGTAATGGAATTCAAGCTTCCCGATCTCGGGGAGGGCCTGACCGAGGCCGAGATCGTCCGCTGGCTGGTCGCGGTGGGCGATGTCGTCGCCATCGACCAGCCGGTGGTCGAGGTCGAGACGGCCAAGGCGATGGTGGAGGTTCCGTGCCCCTACGGCGGTGTGGTCACCGCCCGTTTCGGGGAGGAGGGCACGGAACTGCCCGTCGGAGCACCGCTGATCACCGTGGCGGTGGGGGCGTCCTCGCTTCCTGAGGTCCCGGCCGCGCCGGCGGCCGAGGCCGACGGCGCCGGCAATGTGCCCCGGCCTCTGATCGGTTACGGCGAGGACCACTCGCGCCCGGCGCGTCGGCGACGGGTGCGACCCGTCACCGCCGCGGTCTCGGCGCCCGTCGTCGTGGCCCCGGTGGCTCCGGCGCTGCCCGCCGGGCCGGTGCCCGTGATCTCGCCGCTGGTGCGCAAGCTGGCCAAGGACGGCGGGGTCGACCTGCGCGCGCTGAAGGGGTCGGGGCCCGAGGGCCTGATCCTGCGGGCGGACGTCGAGGCGGCGCTGGCCGTGCTGCGGGCGCCCGAGCCGGCCCCGGTCGCCCCCGTGGCGACGGCCGCGGCCCCGGCAGTGGCGGCGCAGGGCGAGCGGATCCCGCTCAAGGGGGTGCGCGGGGCGGTCGCCGAGAAGCTCTCGCGCAGCCGCCGAGAGATCCCCGACGCCACCTGCTGGGTCGACGCGGACGCCACCGAGCTGATGGCCGCCCGGGCCGCGATGAACGCCGTGGGCGGGCCCAAGATCTCGGTGCTCGCGCTGCTGGCCCGGATCTGCACGGCCGCCCTGGCCAAGTACCCGGAGCTCAACTCCACCGTGGACCTCGCGGCCAAGGAGATCGTCCGGCTGCCGTCGGTGCACCTGGGCTTCGCCGCCCAGACCGAGCGGGGCCTGGTGGTCCCGGTGGTCCGCGACGCGCAGCACCGCAACCCGGAGTCCCTGTCGGCGGAGTTCGCCCGGCTGACCGAGCTGGCCCGGTCCGGGAAGCTGACTCCGTCCGATCTGACCGGCGGCACCTTCACCCTGAACAACTACGGGGTGTTCGGGGTCGACGGCTCCACGCCGATCATCAACCACCCCGAAGCGGCGATGCTGGGCGTGGGCCGGATCATCGACAAGCCGTGGGTCCACGAGGGGCAGCTGGCGATCCGCAAGGTCGTCCAGCTGTCGCTGACCTTCGACCACCGGGTCTGCGACGGCGGTACGGCGGGCGGCTTCCTGCGCCACGTCGCCGACTGCGTGGAATCCCCGGCGGTCCTGCTCCGCAGCCTGTAG
- a CDS encoding molybdopterin molybdotransferase MoeA, whose translation MTPTNSAEQALDEALALVSRAPEDGAGAGGHRTASWQRARDTAVLAGSRVRPRTHRVPLADALGEVLAAPLDALTDLPSFDTSAMDGWAVAGPGPWSVRAGGGVLAGSGRPEPLTDGEAVRIATGARIPADTTAVIRSEHCRESGAQLFADRPVLTGQDIRPRGQECRSGDLLLPAGSLVTPAVLGLAAAAGYDELTTSPRPRVEILVLGDELLTDGLPHEGLIRDALSPMLGPWIDRLGAEVVGTRRLGDDPAGAAALLEAVTTSTADVLVTTGGTASGPVDHVHPVLREAGADLLVDGVAVRPGHPMLLARLGSGTPDGHAVRHLVGLPGNPLAAVSGLLTLADPLLRALAGRRGRPRYTAPVQGDVAGHPYDTRLVPVLLSDEHAVPLRYHGPAMLRGVAAADALAVVPPRGARSGQELEILDLPWASGGCFT comes from the coding sequence ATGACCCCCACGAACTCCGCCGAGCAGGCCCTCGACGAGGCCCTGGCCCTGGTCAGCCGGGCCCCCGAGGACGGCGCCGGCGCGGGCGGACACCGCACGGCCTCCTGGCAGCGGGCCCGGGACACCGCCGTCCTCGCCGGGAGCAGGGTGCGTCCGCGCACCCACCGCGTGCCCCTGGCGGACGCCCTCGGCGAGGTCCTCGCCGCCCCCCTGGACGCGCTGACCGACCTGCCGTCCTTCGACACCTCCGCCATGGACGGCTGGGCCGTCGCGGGCCCCGGCCCCTGGAGCGTGCGCGCCGGCGGCGGCGTCCTGGCCGGCTCCGGGCGGCCCGAGCCCCTCACGGACGGCGAGGCCGTACGGATCGCCACCGGCGCCCGGATCCCCGCCGACACCACCGCCGTCATCCGCAGCGAGCACTGCCGCGAGTCCGGTGCCCAGCTCTTCGCCGACCGGCCCGTCCTCACCGGACAGGACATCCGCCCGCGGGGCCAGGAGTGCCGCTCCGGTGACCTGCTGCTGCCCGCCGGCTCCCTGGTCACCCCGGCCGTGCTGGGGCTCGCCGCAGCCGCCGGGTACGACGAGCTGACCACCTCGCCGCGCCCCCGCGTGGAGATCCTGGTGCTCGGCGACGAGCTGCTCACCGACGGTCTGCCGCACGAGGGGCTGATCCGCGACGCCCTCAGCCCCATGCTCGGACCCTGGATCGACCGCCTCGGCGCCGAGGTCGTCGGTACGCGGCGGCTCGGCGACGACCCGGCGGGGGCCGCGGCCCTCCTGGAGGCCGTCACCACGAGCACCGCCGACGTCCTCGTCACCACGGGCGGCACCGCTTCCGGGCCCGTCGACCACGTCCATCCCGTACTGCGCGAGGCGGGCGCCGACCTGCTGGTCGACGGAGTGGCCGTCCGCCCCGGGCACCCCATGCTGCTGGCCCGCCTCGGCTCCGGGACGCCCGACGGACACGCGGTGCGCCACCTGGTCGGGCTGCCCGGGAACCCGCTGGCCGCCGTCTCCGGACTGCTGACCCTCGCCGATCCCCTGCTGCGCGCCCTCGCCGGCCGCCGCGGGCGCCCCCGCTACACGGCGCCGGTGCAGGGCGACGTGGCGGGCCACCCGTACGACACCCGGCTGGTGCCGGTCCTGCTGAGCGACGAGCACGCGGTGCCGCTGCGCTACCACGGACCTGCGATGCTGCGGGGTGTGGCGGCCGCCGACGCCCTGGCCGTCGTACCGCCCAGGGGCGCGCGGTCCGGACAGGAACTGGAGATTCTCGATCTGCCCTGGGCTTCTGGAGGATGTTTCACGTGA
- a CDS encoding Lrp/AsnC family transcriptional regulator translates to MPDEQMAGPGSAPAAPGGAPGTSGVPPVTPRPLDPIDRSIMRLLQADGRASIRSVAEQVHVSRANAYARINRLMDDGVIRGFTARVNHERAGQGASAYITLKIVQNSWRTVREQLRELPGAAHIALVSGDFDVLLLVHTPDNRTLRELVLTRLQAIPEVLSTRTLLVFEETDLLDTGPRPGSGPTISEE, encoded by the coding sequence ATGCCGGATGAACAAATGGCCGGACCGGGTTCCGCACCGGCTGCGCCGGGGGGCGCCCCGGGCACCTCGGGAGTCCCGCCCGTCACGCCCCGTCCCCTGGATCCGATCGACCGGTCGATCATGCGGCTGCTCCAGGCGGACGGCCGCGCGTCAATACGGTCGGTGGCGGAGCAGGTGCACGTCTCGCGGGCGAACGCCTACGCCCGGATCAACCGGCTCATGGACGACGGCGTGATCCGCGGGTTCACGGCCCGCGTCAACCACGAACGCGCAGGCCAGGGCGCATCCGCCTATATCACCCTGAAGATCGTCCAGAACTCCTGGCGCACGGTCCGCGAGCAGCTGCGCGAGCTCCCGGGCGCCGCGCACATCGCGCTGGTCAGCGGTGATTTCGATGTCCTGCTGCTGGTGCACACCCCGGACAACCGGACCCTGCGCGAACTGGTCCTCACCCGCCTCCAGGCCATCCCGGAGGTCCTCTCGACGCGGACCCTGCTGGTCTTCGAGGAGACCGACCTCCTGGACACGGGCCCGCGCCCGGGGAGCGGCCCGACGATCTCGGAGGAGTAG
- a CDS encoding potassium channel family protein — MFHVKLHGQDSMARGADEKLVSRRIKLPRRVVENPLSQVTKRLLMALFVLFLTVFIVWLDRGGYHDNANETVDLLDCFYYATVTLSTTGYGDIVPYSDSARLINILLITPLRVLFLIILVGTTLEVLTERTREEWRLKSWRKNLREHTVVVGFGTKGRSALQTLLATGLSKEQVVIVDPSAKVIDTANAEGFTGVVGDATRSDVLLRAELQKARQIIIATQRDDTAVLVTLTARQLNRGAKIVAAVREEENAPLLRQSGADAVITSASAAGRLLGLSVLSPSAGTVMEDLIQQGSGLDLVERPARKSEAGKSVRDTEDLVVSVLRGHRLLAYDDPHASPIQLTDRLITIVRAVPPTSQVKLGPAE; from the coding sequence ATGTTTCACGTGAAACTGCACGGCCAGGACTCCATGGCCCGTGGCGCCGACGAGAAACTCGTCTCCCGGCGCATCAAGCTGCCCAGACGCGTCGTCGAGAACCCGCTGAGCCAGGTCACCAAGCGCCTGTTGATGGCCTTGTTCGTGCTCTTCCTGACCGTGTTCATCGTGTGGCTGGACCGCGGCGGCTACCACGACAACGCCAACGAGACGGTCGATCTCCTCGACTGCTTCTACTACGCGACCGTGACGCTGTCCACGACCGGCTACGGCGACATCGTGCCGTACAGCGACAGCGCACGATTGATCAACATCCTGCTGATCACCCCGCTGCGCGTGCTGTTCCTGATCATCCTGGTCGGTACCACCCTGGAAGTCCTGACGGAGCGGACGAGGGAAGAGTGGCGGCTGAAGAGCTGGAGGAAGAACTTGCGTGAGCACACGGTCGTCGTCGGCTTCGGTACGAAGGGCCGCTCGGCCCTGCAGACGCTGCTGGCCACCGGCCTCTCCAAGGAGCAGGTCGTCATCGTCGACCCCAGCGCCAAGGTGATCGACACGGCCAACGCGGAGGGGTTCACGGGCGTGGTCGGCGATGCCACCCGCTCCGACGTGCTGCTCCGCGCCGAGCTGCAGAAGGCCCGTCAGATCATCATCGCGACCCAGCGGGACGACACGGCGGTCCTGGTCACGCTGACCGCCCGGCAGCTCAACCGCGGGGCGAAGATCGTCGCGGCGGTGCGCGAGGAGGAGAACGCCCCGCTGCTGCGCCAGTCCGGCGCGGACGCGGTCATCACGAGCGCGAGCGCGGCCGGCCGGCTGCTGGGCCTGTCCGTGCTCAGCCCGAGCGCGGGCACGGTGATGGAGGACCTGATCCAGCAGGGCAGCGGCCTCGACCTCGTCGAACGCCCCGCTCGCAAGTCCGAGGCCGGCAAGTCGGTCCGGGACACCGAGGACCTGGTGGTGAGCGTGCTGCGCGGGCACCGGCTGCTCGCTTACGACGACCCGCACGCGAGCCCGATCCAGCTGACGGACCGTCTCATCACCATCGTGCGGGCGGTCCCGCCGACCTCGCAGGTGAAGCTCGGTCCTGCCGAGTAG
- a CDS encoding TetR/AcrR family transcriptional regulator, producing MTTAKRDTYTPETLLSVAVQVFNERGYDGTSMEHLSKAAGISKSSIYHHVAGKEELLRRAVSRALDGLFAILEEPGAIRGRAVERVEYVTRRTVEVLVGELPYVTLLLRVRGNTRTERWALERRRDFDHQVADLLKAAAADGDLRADVDIRLATRLLFGMVNSLVEWYRPHSGTGPDQLADAVVHMAFDGLRTAR from the coding sequence ATGACCACGGCCAAACGGGACACGTACACCCCCGAGACCCTGCTGTCCGTTGCCGTCCAGGTCTTCAACGAGCGCGGCTACGACGGCACCTCGATGGAGCACCTCTCCAAGGCCGCGGGCATCTCGAAGTCCTCGATCTACCACCACGTCGCGGGCAAGGAGGAGCTGCTGCGGCGCGCCGTCAGCCGCGCCCTCGACGGGCTCTTCGCGATCCTGGAGGAGCCGGGAGCGATACGCGGCCGGGCGGTCGAGCGCGTTGAATACGTCACGCGCCGCACGGTCGAGGTACTGGTCGGCGAACTGCCCTACGTGACGCTGCTGCTGCGCGTACGCGGCAACACCCGCACCGAGCGGTGGGCGCTGGAACGCCGCCGCGACTTCGACCACCAGGTCGCCGACCTGCTCAAGGCCGCCGCAGCCGACGGCGACCTCCGGGCGGACGTGGACATCCGCCTCGCCACCCGCCTGCTCTTCGGCATGGTGAACTCCCTGGTCGAGTGGTACCGCCCGCACTCGGGCACGGGACCCGACCAGCTCGCGGACGCGGTCGTCCACATGGCCTTCGACGGCCTGCGCACCGCCCGCTGA
- a CDS encoding NAD(P)H-quinone oxidoreductase, with protein MHAITIEQPGGPEALVWADVPDPVPGEGEVLVEVAASAVNRADVLQRQGFYDPPPGASRHPGLECSGRIAAIGPGVSGWSVGDEVCALLAGGGYAERVAVPAGQLLPVPAGVELTTAAALPEVITTVWSNVFMVAGLRPGETLLVHGGSSGIGTMAIQLAKAVGATVAVTAGGPEKLARCKELGADILIDYREQDFVAALREATGGAGADVILDIMGAKYLARNVDALAVNGRLAVIGLQGGVKAELNLGALLAKRAAITATSLRARPLEEKAAIVAAVREHVWPLVAAGRIRPVVHAAFPMRDAAEAHRVLESSAHVGKLLLTV; from the coding sequence ATGCATGCGATCACCATCGAGCAGCCCGGCGGCCCCGAGGCCCTCGTCTGGGCCGACGTACCCGATCCGGTGCCGGGCGAGGGCGAGGTACTCGTCGAGGTCGCGGCGAGCGCCGTGAACCGCGCCGACGTACTCCAGCGACAGGGCTTCTACGATCCGCCGCCCGGCGCCTCGCGCCATCCGGGGCTGGAGTGTTCCGGCCGGATCGCCGCGATCGGTCCGGGGGTCTCCGGCTGGTCCGTGGGCGACGAGGTGTGCGCCCTGCTGGCCGGTGGCGGGTACGCCGAGCGCGTGGCCGTCCCGGCGGGCCAGCTGCTGCCGGTCCCGGCGGGCGTGGAGCTGACGACGGCGGCCGCACTGCCCGAGGTCATCACGACCGTGTGGTCCAACGTGTTCATGGTGGCCGGACTGCGCCCCGGCGAGACCCTGCTGGTGCACGGCGGGTCCAGCGGGATCGGGACAATGGCGATCCAGCTGGCGAAGGCGGTGGGCGCGACGGTCGCCGTGACGGCGGGCGGCCCGGAGAAGCTGGCGCGCTGCAAGGAGCTGGGCGCGGACATCCTGATCGACTACCGCGAGCAGGACTTCGTGGCCGCGCTGCGCGAGGCGACGGGCGGGGCCGGGGCGGACGTGATCCTGGACATCATGGGAGCGAAGTACCTCGCCCGGAACGTGGACGCGCTCGCCGTGAACGGACGGCTCGCGGTGATCGGGCTCCAGGGCGGGGTGAAGGCCGAACTGAACCTCGGCGCGCTGCTGGCGAAGCGGGCGGCGATCACCGCCACCTCGCTGCGGGCCCGCCCGCTGGAGGAGAAGGCGGCCATCGTCGCCGCCGTGCGCGAGCACGTGTGGCCGCTGGTCGCCGCGGGGCGGATCCGGCCGGTGGTGCACGCGGCGTTCCCCATGCGGGACGCGGCCGAGGCCCACCGCGTGCTGGAGTCCAGCGCCCACGTGGGCAAGCTGCTGCTCACCGTCTGA